The following are from one region of the Salvia splendens isolate huo1 chromosome 2, SspV2, whole genome shotgun sequence genome:
- the LOC121779139 gene encoding probable serine/threonine-protein kinase At1g01540, with protein sequence MSFLHTLLGNMKLSNRTSIFGLQLWVLIGIVIGAVILLIVFLLSLCVPAFRRRSRSRSRSSGTKGKPRRSVRDPRPAVSKEVQVITHDSAADQRSVAPQAGPEIQIDMGKVDHRVVFSDRAGSSSEIRATSRAETGSYRGNGSLPEVSHLGWGRLYTLRELEAACNGFSDENVIGEGGYGIVYYGELTDNTRIAVKNLLNNREQAENEFKVEVDAIGRASHKNLVRLLGYCVEEASRMVVYEYVENGYLDHWLHGDVGEVSPLTWEIRVNIIIGTAKGLAYLHDGLEPKVVHRDIKSSNILLDHQWHPKLSDFGLAKLMNSEISHVTTRVMGTFGYVAPEYVCTGLLNEKSDVYSFGVLIMEIITGRSPADYLQPQGEANLVDWLKMMVGSMKSEEVADPKLPERPASMALKRLLLVALRCVDPDAQKRPKMGYIVHMLESEDFLSLEERQIGRNSSSSIGEDSHRGIIIEESNECISDDTSEGENNKIRDIQR encoded by the exons ATGTCATTTTTACATACATTGTTGGGGAACATGAAGCTCTCTAACAGGACATCGATCTTCGGGCTGCAGCTATGGGTATTGATCGGAATAGTAATCGGAGCAGTGATTTTGCTCATTGTCTTCCTCCTGTCGCTCTGCGTCCCCGCCTTTCGCCGCCGAAGCCGAAGCCGAAGCCGCAGCTCCGGAACCAAAGGAAAACCCCGCCGCTCGGTAAGAGACCCGAGGCCGGCCGTATCCAAGGAGGTACAGGTTATCACCCACGATTCCGCCGCCGATCAACGCTCCGTCGCACCTCAG GCTGGGCCAGAGATACAGATAGATATGGGGAAGGTGGATCACAGAGTAGTGTTTTCTGATAGAGCGGGATCAAGTAGTGAGATCAGGGCTACTAGTAGGGCTGAGACGGGATCGTATAGAGGCAATGGGTCGTTGCCAGAGGTGTCTCATTTGGGATGGGGAAGGTTGTATACTTTGAGAGAGCTTGAGGCAGCTTGTAATGGTTTCTCTGATGAGAATGTGATTGGTGAAGGTGGATATGGCATTGTGTATTATGGAGAGTTAACTGATAACACCCGAATAGCTGTAAAGAATTTGTTGAACAACAG GGAACAAGCTGAAAACGAGTTCAAGGTCGAGGTTGATGCAATTGGACGTGCTAGTCACAAGAATCTTGTCAGGTTGCTAGGTTACTGTGTTGAAGAAGCCTCCAG GATGGTTGTCTATGAATATGTTGAAAATGGATATTTGGACCATTGGCTTCATGGAGATGTTGGAGAAGTCAGCCCTTTGACGTGGGAGATTCGTGTGAATATAATAATTGGAACTGCAAAAGG CTTGGCTTATCTTCATGATGGTTTGGAGCCTAAGGTTGTTCACCGTGACATCAAGTCCAGCAACATTCTGCTTGATCATCAGTGGCATCCTAAACTGTCAGACTTTGGGCTAGCTAAACTTATGAATTCAGAGATTTCTCACGTAACAACACGAGTGATGGGAACATTTGG TTATGTCGCTCCAGAATATGTGTGCACTGGTCTGCTGAACGAGAAGAGTGATGTTTATAGCTTTGGAGTATTGATCATGGAGATCATCACCGGTAGATCTCCGGCTGATTATTTGCAGCCACAGGGAGAG GCCAATCTCGTTGACTGGCTAAAGATGATGGTTGGAAGCATGAAATCTGAGGAAGTAGCAGATCCCAAGTTGCCTGAACGGCCTGCCTCCATGGCATTGAAGCGCCTGCTCTTGGTAGCCCTTCGGTGTGTTGATCCTGATGCCCAGAAACGGCCCAAGATGGGATACATCGTACACATGCTGGAATCAGAAGACTTCCTATCTCTTGAG GAGCGTCAAATCGGCCGGAACTCTTCCAGTTCCATCGGTGAAGATAGTCATCGAGGTATAATCATTGAAGAAAGCAATGAATGCATATCTGATGATACTAGTGAAGGAGAAAACAATAAAATCAGAGATATACAGAGATAG